One region of Oryza glaberrima chromosome 7, OglaRS2, whole genome shotgun sequence genomic DNA includes:
- the LOC127778614 gene encoding putative metallophosphoesterase At3g03305 isoform X2, with the protein MAARAPPRLRAYPLALFFLPVALLGVLAGAAPVRGDLRRVVEVEGEPRSVVWAVQLSDLHLSAFHPERAADFRRHVGGALAMVNPSLVLITGDLTDAKSKDLLSSRQEKSEWLEYEELIDEVVGLSGLNKEIFYDLRGNHDSYGVPEVGGMFDLYEKHSINARLGRTE; encoded by the exons ATGGCCGCGCGGGCGCCACCTCGCCTCCGCGCGTATCCcctcgccctcttcttcctccctgtGGCGCTGCTcggcgtgctcgccggcgccgcccccgtccGTGGCGACCTGCGTCGTGTGGTGGAGGTCGAGGGCGAGCCGAGGTCGGTGGTGTGGGCGGTGCAGCTGTCCGACCTCCACCTCAGCGCCTTCCACCCGGAACGCGCGGCCGACTTCCGCCGCCATGTGGGCGGTGCACTCGCCATGGTCAACCCCTCCCTCGTCCTCATCACCGGGGATCTCACCG ATGCAAAAAGTAAAGATTTGTTATCATCAAGACAAGAGAAGTCTGAATGGTTGGAGTATGAAGAGTTGATTGACGAAGTTGTTGGCTTAAGTGGGCTGAACAAggaaatattttatgatttaaGAGGTAATCATGATTCATATGGTGTTCCTGAGGTTGGTGGGATGTTTGATTTGTACGAAAAGCACAGTATTAATGCAAGATTAGGACGGACAG AATAG
- the LOC127778614 gene encoding putative metallophosphoesterase At3g03305 isoform X3, producing the protein MAARAPPRLRAYPLALFFLPVALLGVLAGAAPVRGDLRRVVEVEGEPRSVVWAVQLSDLHLSAFHPERAADFRRHVGGALAMVNPSLVLITGDLTDAKSKDLLSSRQEKSEWLEYEELIDEVVGLSGLNKEIFYDLRE; encoded by the exons ATGGCCGCGCGGGCGCCACCTCGCCTCCGCGCGTATCCcctcgccctcttcttcctccctgtGGCGCTGCTcggcgtgctcgccggcgccgcccccgtccGTGGCGACCTGCGTCGTGTGGTGGAGGTCGAGGGCGAGCCGAGGTCGGTGGTGTGGGCGGTGCAGCTGTCCGACCTCCACCTCAGCGCCTTCCACCCGGAACGCGCGGCCGACTTCCGCCGCCATGTGGGCGGTGCACTCGCCATGGTCAACCCCTCCCTCGTCCTCATCACCGGGGATCTCACCG ATGCAAAAAGTAAAGATTTGTTATCATCAAGACAAGAGAAGTCTGAATGGTTGGAGTATGAAGAGTTGATTGACGAAGTTGTTGGCTTAAGTGGGCTGAACAAggaaatattttatgatttaaGAG AATAG